One part of the Geoanaerobacter pelophilus genome encodes these proteins:
- a CDS encoding phosphatase PAP2 family protein, whose product MTVNSQPNASDRTLSLLNSRWFSLSLCIGWLVTIIYLSLTPSPPTISNSVLGWDKLHHASAYALLTFLLLRAFPGPKPGILPVFIGVVCFGAGMEVAQGVLTANRSADIMDSLANLVGALIVSLGYFWARQCKASGRSGSALLYLAIILPICGVSVDSRAAELAFQPVDEVTSASLRLVDEAKELVRSPLSMENKGLLATMFVAGAVAVTTQYDEDIRDKVATRKGRNLDRATDAGSLLGDPFIHLGFAAAVYGGGLLGDSPKYKELGEMFGEAAILADASTLLLKQAIGRGRPGVSRDSGSYRLFQFGTDYDSLPSMHTASSFAMASVMASASKSPLTALASYAAATFVGFSRIYQDKHWASDVLLGAAIGELCGRVVTHYHATAQARRIAVAPMISDSSAMVALVGRF is encoded by the coding sequence ATGACCGTGAACTCCCAGCCTAACGCTAGTGATAGGACGCTGAGCTTACTCAATAGCAGATGGTTCTCTCTGTCCCTCTGCATCGGCTGGTTGGTGACGATTATCTATCTGTCTCTTACCCCATCGCCGCCGACGATTTCCAATAGTGTCCTTGGCTGGGACAAGCTGCATCATGCCTCGGCCTATGCACTTTTGACTTTTCTCCTGTTAAGGGCATTCCCTGGGCCCAAACCTGGCATTTTGCCGGTGTTTATCGGCGTGGTCTGCTTTGGCGCCGGAATGGAGGTCGCCCAGGGGGTACTTACTGCCAACCGTTCTGCGGATATCATGGATTCATTGGCAAATCTGGTCGGCGCCCTGATCGTGTCCTTGGGCTACTTTTGGGCCAGGCAGTGTAAAGCCTCCGGGCGTTCGGGCAGTGCCCTGTTGTATCTTGCCATTATTTTACCCATTTGCGGGGTCTCTGTTGACTCCAGAGCTGCAGAGCTTGCCTTCCAGCCGGTTGATGAGGTTACATCTGCCTCACTGCGTCTTGTTGATGAGGCCAAAGAGCTTGTCCGGTCGCCGTTAAGCATGGAAAACAAGGGCCTGCTCGCTACCATGTTTGTTGCCGGTGCGGTTGCGGTGACCACCCAATATGATGAGGATATCCGCGATAAAGTGGCGACACGCAAAGGGCGGAATCTCGATCGCGCGACTGATGCCGGTTCATTGTTGGGCGATCCTTTTATTCATCTGGGTTTTGCTGCTGCAGTTTATGGCGGCGGACTACTTGGCGATTCACCCAAATACAAGGAACTGGGCGAGATGTTCGGCGAAGCAGCCATCCTTGCTGATGCTTCTACTTTATTGCTCAAGCAGGCCATTGGCAGGGGTCGGCCCGGCGTTTCCCGTGATTCGGGTAGTTATCGGCTTTTTCAGTTTGGCACTGATTACGATTCCTTGCCTTCGATGCACACCGCAAGCTCGTTTGCCATGGCATCGGTTATGGCTTCAGCCTCCAAAAGCCCTCTGACAGCACTTGCCTCATATGCCGCAGCAACATTTGTCGGCTTCTCCCGGATCTACCAGGACAAGCACTGGGCCAGTGATGTCTTGTTGGGAGCTGCTATCGGTGAACTCTGCGGTCGGGTGGTTACACATTATCATGCAACAGCGCAAGCAAGGCGCATTGCCGTGGCGCCGATGATCTCCGATTCATCGGCAATGGTTGCGCTGGTGGGGAGATTTTGA
- a CDS encoding SLBB domain-containing protein, translated as MARFKLIAYLLIMSVLLVTPVLSASLDDQEAPENQGVYLGEVRNETPLTGAQNSGSPADGLQASPRTQKGLPLDGQFGALRTQKTDKLTVDSNLSQKSLQKKPKIILKAVPGDSMVSLSWKVNGLSQKPGDPGPRYTLFYGIESGRYDKKLEIGAVTEYKLRFLRNNQIYYFKVQGTAPSPLENNELMPLDEPAQQEITFFSNEQSVIPVADEEQGSLLEKSFSTKTFTLQDKVEAEPFNRTLKQFGYDFFKNSLAAATPLDNAPVGADYVLGPGDSLRIDLWGSVQGRYDLVVDRNGEVTLPRVGTVRVWGASFGQAKEIISKAISRYYKGYELNVSLGRLKSIQVFVVGEVESPGAYSVTSTATIINALSLAGGPAKSGSLRTIRLSRAGKLVQQVDLYDMFLSGDRSTDIRLENGDTVFVPVIGPVAAVAGEVKRPAIFELKNKTTLGDLLAMAGGSSASGDLGRIQVERYDQKSGRVVSDVKLGDLGASAIEIMDRDMVKVFPVMKALRQVVSLQGNVARPGDYQFKQGMRVSDLIPSFTAILPDAYLDAAQVLRMVPPDFHRETVVFNLGKVLSGDAQENILLNEQDTVKVFSRLEMVDKPTVSINGMVVNPGTYDYYPNMTVRDLVAASGSLKRNAYMEKAELTRILMDKGMAKVERLDIDLAKAMAGDASQNLTLKPDDVFIVRGIQEWLDSSDRLINVQGEVRFPGVYSVSKGEKLSSILKRAGGYTDKAYLKGARFFRKSVQRDQQKRMDEIIQRAEQDIMKKQGELASVAASREELDATKAALEGLQKNLEKLKTLKAEGRIVIALAKLSEFENSANDVEVQGGDLLDIPAKSSVVNIMGQVYNQTSFIHKPGEQLSFYLEKAGGSTRDAESSEMYIIRADGSVFSRQQSSFGIKWDDESRSWTFGSFMATPLQPGDTLVVPQKLERTAWLREIKDITQILANVALTAGTVLVGLR; from the coding sequence ATGGCGAGATTCAAACTGATAGCATATCTGTTGATTATGTCTGTGCTGCTTGTGACGCCGGTATTATCGGCTTCGCTCGATGATCAGGAGGCCCCGGAGAACCAGGGGGTTTATCTTGGAGAAGTCCGGAATGAAACCCCTTTGACCGGCGCTCAAAATAGCGGCTCGCCGGCTGACGGGCTGCAAGCTTCTCCCCGCACGCAAAAGGGCTTGCCTCTGGATGGTCAGTTTGGGGCTCTCCGGACACAAAAAACCGATAAACTCACTGTTGATAGCAATCTGTCACAGAAATCTCTGCAGAAAAAACCAAAGATCATCCTGAAAGCGGTTCCGGGCGATAGCATGGTGTCTCTCTCCTGGAAGGTCAATGGCCTGTCGCAGAAGCCTGGTGACCCGGGGCCTCGGTATACGCTTTTCTACGGTATAGAATCCGGGCGTTATGACAAGAAACTGGAAATTGGCGCCGTAACGGAATACAAGCTACGCTTTCTGCGCAATAACCAGATTTACTACTTCAAGGTTCAGGGAACAGCTCCGTCTCCTCTTGAAAATAATGAACTAATGCCGCTGGATGAACCGGCCCAGCAGGAGATCACCTTTTTTTCCAATGAGCAAAGCGTGATTCCGGTTGCGGACGAAGAGCAGGGATCGCTTCTGGAAAAGTCCTTTTCAACCAAGACATTCACTCTTCAGGACAAGGTCGAGGCCGAACCATTTAACCGGACTTTGAAGCAGTTTGGCTATGATTTTTTTAAAAACTCGCTTGCCGCGGCTACGCCGCTGGATAATGCTCCGGTCGGTGCAGATTATGTCCTCGGACCTGGCGATTCGCTCAGAATTGATCTGTGGGGCTCCGTCCAGGGCCGGTACGATCTGGTCGTTGACCGCAACGGAGAAGTGACCCTGCCGCGTGTCGGCACTGTCCGGGTCTGGGGTGCCAGTTTCGGCCAGGCCAAGGAGATCATCTCCAAGGCAATTTCCCGCTACTACAAAGGGTACGAACTCAATGTCTCTTTGGGACGGCTCAAGTCCATCCAGGTTTTTGTTGTTGGTGAAGTAGAGTCTCCCGGCGCATATTCGGTAACATCGACTGCTACCATCATCAATGCCCTGTCCTTGGCCGGTGGCCCTGCCAAGAGTGGCAGCCTGAGGACTATTCGTCTTTCCAGGGCCGGAAAGCTTGTGCAACAGGTCGATCTCTACGATATGTTCCTTTCCGGTGACCGGTCCACCGATATCCGTCTGGAAAATGGCGATACTGTTTTTGTGCCGGTTATTGGCCCTGTTGCGGCCGTGGCTGGCGAAGTAAAGCGTCCGGCGATTTTCGAATTGAAGAACAAGACTACTCTGGGCGACCTGCTCGCCATGGCTGGCGGGTCCTCGGCCAGCGGCGATCTCGGACGGATCCAGGTCGAACGCTACGATCAGAAATCCGGTAGGGTTGTTTCCGATGTGAAGCTCGGTGACCTTGGCGCCTCCGCTATTGAGATCATGGACCGGGACATGGTCAAGGTCTTTCCGGTAATGAAGGCGTTACGCCAGGTCGTCTCACTTCAGGGAAATGTGGCCCGCCCTGGAGACTATCAGTTCAAGCAGGGTATGCGCGTTTCTGACTTAATCCCGTCCTTCACAGCCATCCTGCCGGATGCCTACCTGGATGCTGCCCAGGTATTACGGATGGTTCCACCCGATTTTCATCGTGAAACCGTCGTGTTCAATCTCGGCAAGGTGCTTTCCGGCGATGCCCAGGAAAATATCCTGCTCAATGAACAGGACACGGTAAAGGTCTTCTCGCGGCTGGAGATGGTGGACAAGCCTACAGTATCCATCAATGGCATGGTGGTCAATCCAGGGACCTACGATTACTACCCTAACATGACGGTCCGCGACCTGGTGGCGGCCAGCGGCAGCCTCAAGCGCAACGCCTATATGGAAAAGGCCGAACTTACCCGCATTCTTATGGATAAGGGGATGGCAAAGGTAGAGCGGCTTGATATCGACCTGGCAAAGGCCATGGCCGGTGATGCCAGCCAGAACCTGACGCTGAAGCCTGATGACGTGTTTATTGTGCGCGGGATTCAGGAGTGGCTCGACTCTTCCGATCGCCTGATAAATGTTCAAGGTGAGGTCAGGTTTCCAGGGGTTTATTCGGTGTCAAAGGGTGAAAAACTCAGTTCTATCCTGAAGCGCGCCGGTGGTTACACGGACAAGGCGTACCTGAAAGGGGCCCGTTTTTTCAGAAAATCTGTTCAGCGCGACCAGCAGAAGAGAATGGATGAGATCATCCAGAGAGCAGAGCAGGACATCATGAAAAAACAGGGGGAGCTTGCCTCTGTCGCTGCTTCGCGTGAGGAACTCGATGCAACCAAGGCCGCCCTTGAGGGGCTGCAGAAAAACCTGGAAAAACTGAAGACTTTAAAGGCTGAAGGTCGAATCGTCATTGCGCTTGCCAAGCTCAGCGAGTTCGAAAACAGTGCCAATGATGTCGAGGTCCAGGGTGGTGATTTGCTTGATATCCCGGCAAAATCGAGTGTGGTAAACATCATGGGGCAGGTCTACAACCAGACATCATTCATTCATAAGCCTGGTGAGCAGCTTTCCTTCTACCTGGAAAAGGCCGGTGGTTCGACACGCGATGCCGAGTCGAGCGAGATGTACATCATCCGCGCCGACGGGTCGGTCTTCAGCAGGCAGCAGTCGTCGTTCGGTATCAAGTGGGACGATGAATCCCGCAGCTGGACCTTTGGCAGCTTCATGGCCACGCCACTTCAGCCGGGTGACACCCTGGTTGTGCCGCAGAAGCTTGAGAGAACGGCATGGCTTCGCGAAATCAAGGACATAACCCAAATATTGGCCAATGTCGCTTTGACCGCAGGCACTGTTCTTGTCGGCTTGCGTTAG
- a CDS encoding 2-oxoacid:acceptor oxidoreductase family protein: MRYDLFISGFGGQGVLLAGNLLSYAAIREGKNVSFFPAYGVEKRGGAAMCTVIIADGEVGSPVVGNPSVSVLLNQLSFDKYFPKVATGGVCIVNSSLVDTTALTRNDVELLAIPMNEIANGLGDPRMVNMVAAGAYAAKTGAIAVTTLEQALKDALPERNHRFIPANVKAIEAGAARVS, translated from the coding sequence ATGCGTTACGATCTCTTTATATCCGGTTTTGGCGGCCAGGGCGTACTGCTGGCCGGTAACCTGCTTTCCTATGCTGCCATAAGGGAGGGGAAGAATGTCTCTTTCTTTCCGGCCTATGGTGTGGAAAAGCGGGGTGGAGCGGCAATGTGCACCGTGATAATTGCCGACGGAGAGGTGGGCTCTCCGGTTGTTGGCAACCCTTCAGTCTCGGTGCTGCTCAACCAGCTCTCCTTTGATAAATATTTTCCGAAAGTTGCCACCGGCGGGGTCTGCATCGTCAATTCATCTTTAGTGGATACGACGGCATTAACCAGAAACGATGTGGAGCTGCTGGCGATTCCGATGAATGAGATTGCCAACGGCCTTGGCGATCCGCGCATGGTCAATATGGTAGCTGCCGGGGCTTATGCGGCTAAAACTGGGGCGATTGCCGTCACGACCCTCGAACAAGCCCTTAAAGATGCCCTTCCTGAACGAAATCACCGGTTTATTCCCGCCAATGTCAAGGCGATAGAGGCCGGTGCTGCCCGGGTCAGCTGA
- a CDS encoding thiamine pyrophosphate-dependent enzyme produces the protein MQQVFKRPVSLADVQTHFCPGCQHGTIHRIVAEALDDHNLRERTIGCASVGCSVFLYSYFDIDVVESPHGRASAVATGVKRARPESIVFTYQGDGDLAAIGTSEIIHAANRGEDITVIFVNNTTYGMTGGQMAPTTLVGQKTSTSPYGRNQSKDGAPLKMAELLANLEGVGFSARVAVNNPRNLIDARKQISKAFRYQAEGKGFSFIEALSACPTNWGMNPTQANERVAGELIPYFPIGVFKNSSEL, from the coding sequence ATGCAACAGGTTTTTAAGAGGCCGGTCTCTCTTGCTGACGTGCAGACCCATTTCTGCCCCGGGTGCCAGCATGGCACTATCCATCGCATTGTTGCCGAGGCGCTGGACGACCACAACTTGCGTGAGCGGACCATTGGCTGCGCTTCGGTGGGGTGTTCGGTGTTCCTCTACAGCTATTTTGACATAGATGTGGTGGAGTCGCCGCATGGCAGGGCATCGGCAGTTGCCACCGGGGTCAAGCGGGCCAGGCCTGAATCCATAGTCTTTACCTATCAGGGGGATGGCGACCTTGCTGCGATCGGCACTTCTGAGATCATCCATGCAGCCAACCGCGGCGAGGATATCACCGTCATATTCGTCAACAATACCACCTACGGTATGACCGGCGGCCAGATGGCCCCGACCACGCTTGTGGGCCAGAAAACCTCCACTTCGCCCTATGGCCGCAATCAGTCCAAGGACGGTGCGCCGCTCAAGATGGCTGAACTGCTGGCGAACCTTGAGGGGGTCGGTTTCAGCGCCCGGGTGGCGGTCAATAATCCGCGTAACCTGATCGATGCCCGGAAGCAGATCAGCAAGGCGTTTCGTTATCAGGCCGAAGGCAAGGGTTTTTCTTTTATTGAGGCGCTCTCGGCATGTCCGACCAACTGGGGGATGAACCCGACCCAGGCCAATGAGCGGGTAGCAGGGGAGCTTATCCCCTACTTCCCGATCGGCGTCTTCAAAAACAGCTCGGAATTGTAG
- a CDS encoding 3-methyl-2-oxobutanoate dehydrogenase subunit VorB gives MLQRKFVKGNEAVAMAAIEAGCRHYFGYPITPQSDIPEYLSREFPALGGEFIQAESEIAAINMLLGASACGVRCMTSSSGPGISLKQEGISYMAGSELPGVIVDICRQGPGLGGIDASQADYFQATRGGGHGGYRIIVLAPASVQEMYDLTMLAFDLSDIYRIPAMVFADAVIGQMKEAITANPRPVVDLPLKDWVVRGWKEGTEQRVVKSLKLGDGEMEAFHWQMHDRYLELQENESRWEEFETSDATLVITAFGSAARIAKSAVMMAREAGMKVGLLRPITLFPFPAKGYHDLTGRCRKILDIELSTGQMIDDVRLSVQPGTEIAFYGRPPGAGSLPTPEELFEQIKKHY, from the coding sequence GTGCTGCAACGTAAGTTTGTCAAAGGTAATGAGGCGGTGGCCATGGCTGCCATTGAAGCAGGGTGCCGTCACTACTTCGGCTATCCGATTACACCGCAAAGCGACATTCCGGAATATCTCTCCCGGGAGTTTCCGGCGTTAGGCGGGGAGTTCATTCAGGCAGAGAGCGAGATCGCTGCCATAAACATGCTGCTCGGCGCCTCGGCCTGCGGGGTGCGGTGCATGACTTCGTCGTCGGGTCCGGGGATCTCTCTGAAACAGGAGGGGATCTCCTACATGGCCGGTTCGGAACTGCCGGGTGTCATTGTCGATATCTGCCGGCAAGGACCGGGTCTTGGCGGGATCGATGCCTCGCAGGCCGATTATTTTCAGGCAACCAGGGGGGGCGGTCATGGCGGTTACCGGATCATCGTGCTTGCCCCGGCATCGGTGCAGGAGATGTACGACCTGACCATGCTTGCCTTTGATCTTTCCGATATCTACCGGATTCCGGCCATGGTCTTTGCCGATGCGGTTATCGGTCAGATGAAAGAGGCGATTACTGCCAATCCCAGGCCGGTAGTCGACCTGCCGCTAAAGGACTGGGTTGTCCGCGGCTGGAAGGAAGGGACTGAGCAACGGGTGGTCAAGTCCCTGAAGCTTGGTGATGGCGAGATGGAGGCCTTCCACTGGCAGATGCATGATCGCTACCTTGAGTTGCAGGAAAATGAGTCTCGCTGGGAAGAGTTTGAGACCAGCGATGCCACGCTGGTAATAACCGCCTTTGGCTCAGCCGCCCGTATCGCAAAATCGGCGGTAATGATGGCCCGCGAAGCCGGGATGAAGGTAGGGCTGCTGAGACCGATCACCCTTTTCCCGTTCCCGGCAAAAGGTTACCATGACCTGACCGGTCGCTGTCGCAAGATCCTGGATATCGAACTGAGCACCGGGCAGATGATTGACGATGTCAGGTTATCGGTACAGCCCGGCACGGAAATCGCTTTTTATGGCCGTCCTCCCGGGGCCGGCTCGCTGCCGACACCGGAAGAGCTGTTTGAGCAAATCAAGAAGCATTACTGA
- a CDS encoding indolepyruvate ferredoxin oxidoreductase subunit alpha: MPRIEIDIARCKGCELCTTICPQKIIVMSDQINAIGYHTALAPDQTKCTGCAFCAQVCPDVAIIVFK; this comes from the coding sequence ATGCCGAGAATAGAGATTGATATTGCACGGTGCAAGGGATGTGAGCTCTGCACAACGATTTGTCCGCAAAAGATCATTGTGATGAGCGACCAGATAAACGCAATTGGTTATCATACTGCTTTGGCCCCGGATCAGACCAAATGTACCGGCTGTGCATTTTGCGCCCAGGTATGCCCTGATGTGGCAATAATTGTTTTCAAATAG
- the hisG gene encoding ATP phosphoribosyltransferase, producing the protein MSNILQFGIPKGSLENATVDLFKKAGWQISISSRSYFPGIDDDEMSCKLIRPQEMGKYVQRGTIDAGIAGRDWVRENESDVIEVCEMVYSKVSRRPARWVLVVNKDSQVQKPEDLHGATISTELVGFTKRYFAERNIPVTVEFSWGATEAKVVDGLCDAIVEVTETGSTIKANGLRIVCELMESVPVLVVNKAAWADPWKREKIETIAKLLKSALAAEGMVGLKLNAPNSAVEAITRILPSLNQPTVAHLFNSDWVSVESVLPEKDVRKIVPELLKLGAQGIVEYPLNKII; encoded by the coding sequence GTGAGCAATATCCTTCAGTTCGGCATCCCCAAGGGGAGCCTGGAAAACGCGACAGTAGATCTCTTCAAAAAGGCCGGGTGGCAGATCAGCATCTCTTCCCGCAGCTATTTCCCCGGCATTGATGATGATGAAATGAGCTGCAAGCTGATCCGCCCTCAGGAGATGGGGAAATATGTTCAGCGTGGCACCATCGACGCCGGTATTGCCGGACGTGACTGGGTTCGGGAGAACGAGTCGGATGTAATCGAAGTCTGCGAAATGGTTTATTCCAAGGTCTCGCGCAGGCCGGCCCGCTGGGTGCTTGTGGTAAACAAGGACTCTCAGGTGCAGAAGCCTGAAGATCTTCACGGAGCAACCATCTCGACAGAGCTGGTCGGCTTTACCAAGCGGTATTTTGCCGAGCGGAACATCCCGGTGACTGTTGAATTTTCCTGGGGTGCAACCGAAGCCAAGGTGGTGGACGGACTTTGCGACGCTATTGTTGAGGTGACTGAGACCGGCTCAACCATTAAGGCCAATGGCCTCAGAATTGTCTGTGAGCTGATGGAGTCGGTTCCGGTGCTGGTGGTGAACAAGGCTGCCTGGGCTGATCCCTGGAAACGGGAGAAGATTGAAACTATCGCCAAACTCCTCAAGTCTGCTCTTGCAGCCGAAGGGATGGTGGGGCTTAAGCTGAATGCGCCAAACAGCGCAGTTGAGGCAATAACCCGAATCCTGCCGAGCCTCAATCAACCAACAGTTGCCCATCTCTTTAATTCCGATTGGGTATCGGTTGAGAGTGTGCTCCCGGAAAAAGATGTAAGGAAGATTGTCCCTGAACTGTTGAAGCTTGGGGCCCAGGGGATCGTGGAATACCCGCTCAACAAGATTATCTGA
- the hisI gene encoding phosphoribosyl-AMP cyclohydrolase, producing MVTIDFNKMNGLIPAVIQDHETGDVLMVAFMDEKTLNLTLETGKTWFFSRTRNKYWMKGEESGNTQEVVEAYTDCDSDSVVIRVKQNGPAACHTGNRSCFYVKWENGQWVENSNPLFDPKEVYKK from the coding sequence ATGGTAACCATCGATTTCAATAAGATGAATGGCCTGATCCCTGCGGTGATCCAGGACCATGAGACCGGCGATGTCCTGATGGTGGCTTTCATGGACGAAAAGACCCTCAACCTGACCCTGGAGACCGGTAAGACCTGGTTTTTTAGCAGGACCAGAAACAAGTACTGGATGAAGGGTGAAGAGTCCGGCAACACTCAAGAGGTTGTCGAGGCTTATACCGACTGCGACAGTGACTCAGTGGTAATCCGGGTCAAGCAGAACGGCCCTGCCGCCTGCCACACCGGCAACAGAAGCTGCTTTTACGTGAAGTGGGAGAACGGCCAGTGGGTCGAAAACTCGAATCCGCTGTTCGATCCCAAGGAGGTATACAAGAAGTGA
- the rlmB gene encoding 23S rRNA (guanosine(2251)-2'-O)-methyltransferase RlmB yields MSDEIVYGINAVTEALRGERKSFELFIAGSPDDRRLARIVQLANERGVAVRSRQKPDITRLAGSDHHQGVALRVEPFPYSDLEDIIAATAAAEDALVLLLDSIQDPANLGSMVRSAACAGASGIVITKDRSVGVTPSVERVSAGAVETLPIARVTNLAQTLERLKEAGFWIYGLSDEASATIFRQKFSGKIALLVGNEGEGIRPLVRKGCDVILSIPLHGGVSSLNAAVAGSIALFEVVRQRELAVK; encoded by the coding sequence GTGTCTGATGAAATCGTTTATGGCATAAATGCCGTTACCGAGGCATTGCGCGGAGAGCGTAAGTCATTTGAGCTGTTCATTGCCGGTAGCCCTGATGACCGCCGTTTGGCGCGCATTGTTCAGCTGGCAAACGAGCGCGGCGTTGCAGTCAGAAGCAGGCAGAAGCCCGACATTACCCGCCTTGCCGGGAGTGACCACCACCAGGGGGTTGCCCTCAGGGTTGAGCCGTTCCCGTACAGCGATCTGGAAGATATTATCGCTGCGACTGCTGCCGCTGAAGATGCCCTGGTTCTGCTGCTTGATTCCATTCAGGACCCGGCAAATCTCGGGTCGATGGTGAGAAGCGCAGCCTGTGCCGGAGCATCGGGAATTGTCATCACCAAGGACCGTTCTGTCGGGGTAACCCCTTCAGTCGAGCGCGTTTCGGCCGGGGCGGTGGAGACTCTGCCGATCGCCAGGGTCACCAATCTGGCGCAAACCCTGGAACGGTTGAAAGAAGCCGGTTTCTGGATCTATGGCTTATCGGATGAGGCATCAGCAACTATCTTTCGCCAGAAGTTCAGCGGCAAGATTGCGCTGCTGGTCGGCAACGAAGGCGAGGGGATCAGGCCGCTGGTCAGGAAAGGGTGTGATGTGATCCTGTCGATCCCGCTGCACGGCGGGGTATCATCGCTGAATGCCGCGGTTGCCGGGAGCATCGCCCTGTTCGAGGTTGTTCGTCAGCGGGAGTTAGCTGTCAAGTGA
- the pyrF gene encoding orotidine-5'-phosphate decarboxylase, whose amino-acid sequence MTRDDARNKIIFALDVPGMAEVTKWAGLLSNKVGMFKIGKQLFTACGPEAVRAIRQAGGEVFLDLKYHDIPNTVAMATLEAARLGVQLCNLHALGGYEMMATSMETLRSKCGEQRPKVLAVTILTSSNQETLAEIGIETPIREQVVRLAKLAQRAGVDGVVASPQETSLIREACGSDFLIVTPGVRPAFASVDDQKRIMTPADAVSAGADYLVIGRPISAHADPVQACDLIVDEIVAGKAGL is encoded by the coding sequence ATGACCCGCGACGATGCACGCAACAAGATCATCTTTGCCCTGGATGTGCCGGGGATGGCAGAGGTAACGAAGTGGGCCGGCCTGCTCTCAAACAAGGTCGGCATGTTCAAGATCGGCAAACAGCTCTTTACCGCCTGCGGCCCTGAGGCGGTGCGCGCTATCCGGCAGGCGGGCGGCGAGGTGTTCCTTGATCTCAAGTACCACGATATCCCCAACACCGTGGCCATGGCCACGCTGGAGGCGGCTCGTCTCGGTGTTCAGTTGTGCAACCTGCACGCCCTCGGTGGTTACGAGATGATGGCGACCTCCATGGAGACGCTGCGGAGCAAGTGCGGTGAGCAGCGGCCGAAGGTGCTGGCGGTGACGATCCTGACCTCGTCCAACCAGGAAACCCTGGCCGAGATCGGTATCGAGACACCGATCCGCGAGCAGGTGGTAAGGTTGGCGAAGCTGGCCCAACGGGCCGGCGTGGATGGTGTGGTGGCTTCGCCCCAGGAAACGTCGCTGATTCGCGAGGCGTGTGGCAGCGATTTCCTGATCGTGACCCCCGGGGTACGGCCGGCCTTTGCTTCTGTCGATGATCAGAAGCGGATCATGACCCCGGCTGATGCGGTGAGCGCTGGCGCGGATTACCTGGTGATCGGCAGGCCGATCTCGGCTCATGCCGATCCTGTGCAGGCGTGCGATCTGATCGTTGATGAGATTGTTGCCGGGAAGGCGGGCCTTTAG
- a CDS encoding carboxymuconolactone decarboxylase family protein — protein MSRFLTLRRGGSRMAHETSQLYNKLKERHPELITAVEAMGTIARKSGPLDEKTVQLIQLGAAAAIGSKGSLRSHALRALEAGATKDEVCHAIIALTSTIGFPTVAAALSRMDEVLD, from the coding sequence GTGTCCCGGTTTCTTACATTGCGAAGAGGAGGATCGCGTATGGCTCATGAAACATCTCAACTCTACAACAAGCTTAAGGAGCGCCACCCGGAGCTGATCACCGCCGTGGAGGCGATGGGCACGATTGCCCGGAAGTCCGGGCCGCTCGACGAGAAGACGGTGCAGCTGATCCAGCTGGGCGCTGCGGCGGCCATCGGCTCGAAAGGCTCGCTTCGCAGTCATGCCCTCCGGGCGCTGGAGGCGGGTGCCACCAAAGACGAGGTGTGTCATGCCATCATTGCTCTCACCAGCACCATCGGTTTCCCGACCGTGGCGGCTGCCCTGTCCAGAATGGATGAGGTGCTCGACTGA